From the genome of Streptomyces sp. NBC_00659, one region includes:
- a CDS encoding SDR family oxidoreductase yields the protein MTQKIWFITGASRGFGREWAIAALERGDSVAATARDLSTLGDLRETYGERLLPLQLDVTDRDADFAAVRLAHERFGRLDVVVNNAGYGHFGMIEEITESEARAQLETNLFGALWVTQAALPFLREQGSGHILQVSSIGGISAFPLVGIYHASKWALEGMSQALAQEVAAFGIKVTLIEPGGFATDWAGSSSSTSEQLPAYAEFHEEVQEQRRKRVGTPGDPRASAAAVLEIVDAEEPPLRCFFGSAPLGIAKADYERRLASWEKWQPVAELAQG from the coding sequence ATGACACAGAAGATCTGGTTCATCACCGGCGCCTCCCGCGGCTTCGGGCGGGAGTGGGCGATCGCCGCGCTGGAGCGCGGCGACTCGGTGGCCGCGACGGCGCGCGACCTGTCCACGCTGGGCGATCTTCGGGAGACCTATGGGGAGCGGCTGCTGCCGCTTCAGCTCGATGTGACGGACCGCGACGCCGATTTCGCCGCCGTGCGGCTGGCGCACGAGCGGTTCGGACGGCTCGACGTGGTGGTCAACAACGCCGGCTACGGCCACTTCGGGATGATCGAGGAGATCACCGAATCCGAGGCTCGCGCGCAGTTGGAGACCAACCTCTTCGGGGCGCTGTGGGTCACCCAGGCGGCGCTGCCCTTCCTGCGCGAGCAAGGAAGCGGCCACATTCTGCAGGTCTCCTCCATCGGCGGGATCAGCGCCTTCCCGCTGGTCGGCATCTACCACGCCTCGAAATGGGCTCTTGAGGGAATGAGCCAGGCGCTGGCGCAGGAGGTGGCGGCGTTCGGCATCAAGGTCACACTCATCGAGCCCGGCGGGTTCGCCACGGACTGGGCCGGTTCCTCGTCGAGCACGTCCGAGCAGCTCCCCGCGTACGCCGAGTTCCACGAGGAGGTGCAGGAACAGCGGCGCAAGCGCGTCGGCACTCCGGGCGACCCGCGCGCGTCCGCCGCGGCCGTGCTGGAGATCGTGGACGCGGAGGAGCCGCCGCTGCGCTGCTTCTTCGGTTCGGCGCCGCTGGGCATCGCGAAGGCGGACTACGAGCGGCGCCTCGCGTCCTGGGAGAAGTGGCAGCCGGTGGCGGAGCTGGCTCAGGGCTGA
- a CDS encoding phosphatase PAP2 family protein, translated as MDERRRPQVILWAVAGVVTFGFLVVMEIVARHYGMPGPITSQAREVIFTPTSGPLLYAGLALMMVVLPWRQRFVSLGIAAGIDVVFFLVRWVADVKMMFGNGALWVILGYAFIAVTRRTGKERVLLLKGVGLGLLLVAGHKTGDTWLMITSETRPSVLDAYVATADHALGDPSWVMGRFVEATGPIGYHALHLVYGQLPLAAAVFALYQLRNVAREHRFPAHHLVRTFLAIGMVGPIVYMIFPVVGPVFAYGAEGGQWAAANLWPQTPLSTGAPQAFPFDEITPRNCMPSLHTAWATTLFIHTREGSRLLRNAGTFWLVGTLTATLGFGYHYGADLVAGVVFALTVEATMRAFARGWDRAGVTLVAYGSVVFTVLVVSYRYLPVEMARYPWVFGPALLLAMASVIYGYLRTTRMWNPQTAPVQQPEPQLVQV; from the coding sequence TTGGACGAGCGGCGTCGGCCACAGGTGATTCTGTGGGCCGTCGCGGGGGTCGTGACCTTCGGCTTCCTCGTCGTGATGGAGATCGTCGCCCGTCACTACGGCATGCCGGGTCCGATCACCAGCCAGGCCAGGGAGGTGATATTCACTCCCACCTCAGGACCTCTGCTGTACGCAGGCCTGGCATTGATGATGGTCGTCCTCCCCTGGCGACAGCGGTTCGTCTCGCTGGGAATCGCGGCCGGTATCGACGTCGTCTTCTTCCTGGTTCGCTGGGTGGCCGATGTCAAGATGATGTTCGGCAACGGCGCATTGTGGGTGATTCTGGGCTATGCGTTCATCGCCGTCACTCGGCGAACGGGCAAGGAACGCGTCCTGCTCCTGAAGGGCGTCGGACTGGGCCTGCTCCTGGTGGCCGGTCACAAGACGGGCGACACCTGGCTGATGATCACGTCGGAGACCCGTCCGTCCGTGCTCGACGCGTACGTGGCCACGGCCGATCACGCGCTGGGCGACCCGTCCTGGGTCATGGGCCGGTTCGTCGAGGCCACCGGCCCGATCGGTTACCACGCCCTCCATCTGGTCTACGGCCAGCTCCCGCTCGCCGCGGCCGTCTTCGCGCTCTACCAACTGCGCAACGTGGCGCGGGAGCACCGCTTCCCGGCCCATCACCTGGTGCGTACCTTCCTGGCCATAGGCATGGTCGGGCCCATCGTCTACATGATCTTCCCCGTGGTCGGGCCGGTGTTCGCCTACGGCGCCGAAGGCGGGCAGTGGGCGGCGGCCAACCTGTGGCCGCAGACCCCGCTGTCGACCGGTGCCCCGCAGGCGTTTCCGTTCGACGAGATCACCCCGCGCAACTGCATGCCCAGCCTCCACACGGCCTGGGCCACCACGCTCTTCATCCATACCCGAGAGGGCTCGCGGCTCCTGCGCAACGCGGGCACGTTCTGGCTGGTCGGCACGCTCACGGCGACGCTCGGATTCGGGTACCACTACGGCGCGGATCTCGTCGCCGGTGTGGTGTTCGCGCTCACGGTCGAGGCGACCATGCGCGCTTTCGCCCGAGGATGGGACCGGGCGGGAGTCACACTGGTCGCCTACGGCTCCGTGGTGTTCACCGTGCTCGTGGTGTCGTACCGCTATCTGCCGGTGGAGATGGCCAGGTATCCCTGGGTGTTCGGACCGGCCCTCCTCCTGGCGATGGCCTCCGTGATCTACGGATATCTGCGGACCACCAGAATGTGGAATCCCCAGACCGCGCCCGTGCAGCAGCCGGAACCGCAACTCGTACAGGTGTGA
- a CDS encoding class I SAM-dependent methyltransferase — MTGSTASGGRYGEDLFEPEHPQEAERIDAAALVYDPVTTSRLRALGSVPGGRCLEVGAGTGTVVRWLLERAGAAEVVALDRDTGGLETLADPRVQLVTADLRDENLDLGGFDLIHARFVLMHLPERRQLVSRLARWLNPGGWLVLGDAVEVPNPLDASSAYRRTMDAMWQALRTTIGTDTSDIPAYPHFLREEGLQNVGGELRCPPLVADGPLARFWSETWNRMRPALEETGRVDSAVIDEAVAYLASPRLAELGPGLMIAWGQRP, encoded by the coding sequence ATGACCGGCTCCACGGCCTCCGGCGGCCGTTACGGAGAAGATCTGTTCGAGCCGGAACACCCGCAGGAGGCCGAGCGCATCGACGCGGCGGCGCTGGTCTACGACCCTGTCACCACAAGCCGTCTGCGAGCGCTGGGCTCCGTACCGGGCGGCCGCTGCCTGGAGGTGGGAGCCGGAACCGGGACCGTGGTCCGCTGGCTGCTGGAGAGGGCGGGAGCCGCCGAGGTGGTCGCGCTGGACCGGGACACCGGCGGCCTGGAAACCCTCGCGGACCCGCGTGTGCAATTGGTCACCGCCGACCTCCGGGACGAGAACCTGGACCTGGGCGGCTTCGACCTCATCCATGCCCGGTTCGTGCTCATGCACCTGCCCGAACGCCGTCAACTCGTCTCCCGTCTCGCCCGATGGCTGAACCCGGGCGGCTGGCTGGTACTCGGCGATGCCGTGGAGGTGCCGAATCCGCTCGACGCCTCGTCTGCCTACCGGCGGACCATGGACGCCATGTGGCAGGCCCTGCGGACGACCATCGGCACCGACACCTCCGACATCCCGGCCTATCCCCACTTCCTGAGAGAGGAAGGGCTCCAGAACGTCGGCGGTGAACTGCGCTGCCCACCGCTGGTCGCGGACGGCCCGCTGGCTCGCTTCTGGTCCGAGACCTGGAACCGGATGCGCCCCGCCCTCGAGGAAACCGGACGCGTCGACTCCGCCGTCATCGACGAGGCGGTGGCCTACCTGGCCTCACCCCGGCTCGCCGAACTCGGACCCGGCCTGATGATCGCCTGGGGGCAGCGGCCCTGA
- a CDS encoding PRC-barrel domain containing protein translates to MTDSIWGYHPAAGHVTGTDLVGFKVEAVDGAIGKVDKHADDVDSAYLVVDIGVWIFGRHVLLPAGTVRRVDRDERKIYVSLTQEQIRESPEFDRVKHVGDVDYHELVGGYYQSHRA, encoded by the coding sequence ATGACTGACAGCATCTGGGGCTACCACCCGGCCGCCGGGCACGTCACGGGCACGGATCTGGTCGGGTTCAAGGTCGAGGCCGTCGACGGCGCCATCGGCAAGGTCGACAAGCACGCGGACGACGTCGACTCCGCGTATCTCGTGGTCGACATCGGCGTGTGGATCTTCGGAAGGCATGTCCTCCTGCCCGCGGGCACGGTGAGGCGGGTCGACCGGGACGAGCGGAAGATCTACGTCTCGCTCACTCAGGAGCAGATCAGGGAATCCCCCGAGTTCGACCGGGTCAAGCACGTCGGCGATGTCGACTACCACGAACTGGTCGGCGGCTACTATCAGAGCCACCGCGCCTGA
- a CDS encoding DUF6745 domain-containing protein: MMEQGSWRATATRTGAGDRAAAEEGVRLAYRKAGLDEPQRIVWARSPHEAVRMLMGTAPVDGAVLGDTGPSVRNAVVAGPWAAERARTHERLGPEGWSGRWRATGAALWESARTLADRVRAGIVEDLGTDRHEESRVRLLLLDATLGQHDAAWLCTFDPDETSALAGIAAVAREAGWWWPYEKVAVISERPLSLHRDEAGRLDRGDGPALRYADGFELCAWRGMPVPRTFLDELTALTPERIRDEENAELRRVMLEYYGYDRYLDESGAVPVHRDETGVLWRVELAGDEDVVMVEVVNSTPEPDGTNRTYWLRVPPTTRTAREGVAWTFGLAAEAYEPSRQT, translated from the coding sequence GTGATGGAACAAGGCAGTTGGCGTGCCACCGCGACCCGGACGGGGGCGGGCGACCGGGCGGCGGCCGAGGAGGGCGTCCGGCTCGCCTATCGGAAGGCCGGGCTGGACGAGCCCCAGCGCATTGTCTGGGCGCGGTCACCGCACGAGGCCGTACGCATGCTCATGGGTACGGCGCCCGTCGACGGCGCCGTGCTGGGGGACACCGGACCGAGCGTCCGAAATGCCGTCGTCGCGGGGCCCTGGGCTGCGGAACGCGCGCGAACCCACGAACGGCTGGGACCGGAGGGGTGGAGCGGGCGCTGGCGGGCCACGGGCGCGGCGCTGTGGGAGTCGGCCCGCACACTGGCCGACCGGGTGCGTGCGGGCATCGTCGAGGACCTCGGCACCGACCGGCACGAGGAGAGCCGGGTGCGGTTGCTGCTCCTGGACGCGACCCTCGGCCAGCACGACGCGGCATGGCTGTGCACCTTCGACCCCGACGAGACGAGCGCCCTGGCCGGGATCGCGGCGGTGGCGCGCGAGGCCGGCTGGTGGTGGCCGTACGAGAAGGTGGCGGTCATCAGCGAGCGGCCGCTGAGTCTGCACCGCGACGAAGCCGGTCGCCTGGACCGGGGGGACGGCCCGGCGCTGCGTTACGCGGACGGCTTCGAGCTGTGCGCATGGCGCGGGATGCCGGTCCCCCGCACCTTCCTCGACGAACTCACCGCTTTGACGCCCGAGCGGATACGTGATGAGGAGAACGCCGAACTGCGCCGGGTGATGCTGGAGTACTACGGCTACGACCGGTACTTGGACGAGTCGGGGGCCGTTCCCGTGCACCGCGACGAGACGGGTGTGCTGTGGCGGGTCGAGCTGGCCGGGGACGAGGACGTGGTCATGGTCGAGGTGGTGAACTCGACCCCCGAGCCGGACGGTACGAACCGTACGTACTGGCTGCGCGTCCCGCCGACGACGCGGACGGCTCGTGAGGGAGTGGCGTGGACGTTCGGCCTCGCCGCCGAGGCGTACGAGCCGTCCCGGCAGACGTGA
- a CDS encoding STM4015 family protein produces the protein MTINRHLEEFHGLPAFTFPDADDKSPRATSLPSPESVAWRIAVEAYESKEEWEDAFARFLAAVDTEKVRALIVGAWSDVYDNAPDAVITALVAARDRLPALRGLFLADIVMEECEISWIVQGDVSPLLKAFPSLVEFGVRGGNGLVFPAVRHEQLRTLTVETGGLPVEAVRGIAASDLPALVGLDLWLGTSEYGGDADVADLEPFFAGSRLPRLTRLALRNSEIQDAICTALASAPVVARLTHLDISMGVLTDDGATALLSGQPLTHLKALDLHHNYLSAGVRTRLLETLEPAGVAVDADRDDADSDEEEDGTVWRFVAVGE, from the coding sequence ATGACCATCAACAGGCACCTCGAGGAGTTCCACGGCCTGCCGGCCTTCACCTTCCCGGACGCCGACGACAAGTCGCCCCGGGCCACATCGCTTCCCTCGCCCGAATCCGTCGCCTGGCGCATCGCCGTGGAGGCCTACGAGAGCAAGGAGGAGTGGGAGGACGCCTTCGCGCGTTTCCTGGCCGCCGTGGACACGGAAAAGGTGCGGGCGCTGATCGTCGGCGCGTGGAGCGATGTGTACGACAACGCTCCTGACGCTGTGATCACGGCGCTGGTGGCCGCGCGCGACCGGCTGCCCGCGCTGCGCGGGCTGTTCCTCGCGGACATCGTGATGGAGGAGTGCGAGATCTCCTGGATCGTCCAGGGTGACGTGTCGCCCCTTCTGAAAGCCTTCCCCTCCCTGGTCGAATTCGGCGTCCGCGGGGGCAACGGCCTGGTCTTCCCCGCGGTCCGCCACGAGCAGTTGCGCACACTGACCGTCGAGACGGGCGGCCTGCCCGTCGAAGCGGTGCGCGGCATCGCCGCCAGCGATCTGCCCGCCCTGGTGGGACTCGACCTGTGGCTCGGCACCTCCGAGTACGGCGGCGACGCCGATGTCGCCGACCTGGAGCCGTTCTTCGCGGGCAGCCGCCTGCCCCGCCTGACCCGTCTCGCTCTGCGCAACAGCGAGATCCAGGACGCCATCTGCACGGCGCTCGCCTCGGCCCCCGTCGTGGCGCGCCTCACGCACCTCGACATCTCCATGGGCGTGCTCACCGACGACGGTGCCACGGCCCTGCTGTCGGGCCAGCCGCTGACCCATCTCAAGGCGCTCGACCTGCACCACAACTACCTCAGCGCAGGCGTGCGGACGCGCCTGCTGGAGACGCTGGAGCCCGCCGGTGTCGCGGTCGACGCCGACCGGGACGACGCGGACTCCGACGAGGAGGAGGACGGTACGGTCTGGCGTTTCGTCGCGGTCGGCGAGTAG